A single Kineococcus endophyticus DNA region contains:
- a CDS encoding PD-(D/E)XK motif protein, producing the protein MTERSFLTDWKARLLAGQAGVVLVEVRHPLEIYVGAGDQGRPLAQIRSKVQPPLHEISDLVLVERRQQGDWWILSLDLQDARFTDVFLRLVTHLVSASRRETTAESAWRSVSVVLSEWKRLLSVRPHGLLSLEELRGLVGELWLVLYRFSMAMPVDEVIAGWLGPLNAPQDFWYESTGFYEAKSIGPSAPRIKISSAHQLDERGMTLLVLQVPQVVESDAGALNLITLVEEVKTALQSSNKATDDLDVRLSRMGVDLDHPYYGNTWFRVTVVETFQVSEDFPAIRHSALPDGIEQVRYGLDRKSLNQFLVATERVSGDAS; encoded by the coding sequence ATGACTGAGCGGTCCTTCCTCACGGATTGGAAGGCCCGGCTGCTGGCTGGGCAGGCGGGGGTGGTGCTCGTTGAGGTCAGGCATCCGCTGGAAATCTATGTGGGCGCCGGTGACCAAGGCCGTCCGCTCGCGCAAATTCGGTCGAAGGTGCAACCTCCCCTGCATGAAATCTCTGATCTCGTGCTTGTCGAGCGACGGCAGCAGGGTGATTGGTGGATTCTGTCGTTGGACCTGCAGGATGCCCGCTTTACCGACGTCTTCCTGCGACTGGTGACGCACTTGGTCAGCGCGTCCCGCCGTGAAACGACAGCAGAGTCGGCGTGGAGATCGGTGTCCGTCGTGTTGAGCGAGTGGAAACGCCTGTTGAGCGTCCGACCACATGGTCTCTTGAGCCTCGAGGAGCTGCGCGGACTCGTCGGCGAGCTCTGGTTGGTGCTCTACCGCTTCAGCATGGCGATGCCGGTCGACGAGGTGATCGCAGGGTGGCTCGGCCCGCTCAACGCGCCGCAGGACTTCTGGTACGAGTCCACCGGCTTCTACGAGGCCAAGTCGATCGGACCGTCCGCCCCTCGGATCAAGATAAGTTCTGCGCACCAGCTCGATGAGCGGGGCATGACGCTCCTTGTTCTGCAGGTTCCCCAAGTTGTGGAGTCCGACGCCGGCGCCCTAAACCTCATCACGCTCGTCGAGGAGGTGAAGACGGCGCTGCAGTCCTCTAACAAGGCGACGGATGATCTGGACGTCCGGCTCAGCCGTATGGGTGTCGACCTTGACCATCCCTACTACGGAAACACCTGGTTCCGGGTGACTGTCGTTGAGACATTTCAGGTATCCGAGGACTTTCCGGCCATCCGACATAGTGCCTTGCCGGACGGTATCGAACAGGTTCGGTACGGTCTCGACAGAAAAAGCCTCAATCAGTTCCTGGTCGCGACCGAGCGAGTGTCGGGGGATGCCTCGTGA